A window from Solanum stenotomum isolate F172 chromosome 5, ASM1918654v1, whole genome shotgun sequence encodes these proteins:
- the LOC125865495 gene encoding vascular-related unknown protein 1-like, with protein sequence MQMDNSSTCNSFSNYSAKNSDYDSQEESSWTFYFQDFMSNNNNSNEQNSLCSNELHINKNGGLDINENSINNNKSVFKKRKMKGVAREVDDDLEDTASSPVNSPKVSYMNELCFKSQKGKSSASIFEGKGNSISGQQMMTSGLNNSTKENDSTQLKKKGLCLVPISMFTK encoded by the exons atGCAAATGGATAATTCTTCTACATGTAATAGTTTTTCTAATTATAGTGCAAAAAATTCAGATTATGATTCCCAAGAAGAAAGTAGTTGgacattttattttcaagattttatgTCCAACAATAATAATTCTAATGAACAAAATTCTTTATGTTCTAATGAATTACACATCAATAAAAATGGTGGTTTAGATATTAATGAAAAtagtattaataataataaatctgTTTTTAAGAAGAGAAAGATGAAAGGAGTAGCAAGAGAAGTTGATGATGATCTTGAAGATACAGCAAGTTCACCTGTCAATAGCCCCAAG GTGTCTTATATGAATGAGTTGTGCTTTAAAAGTCAGAAGGGGAAAAGTTCTGCAAGTATTTTTGAG GGAAAAGGAAATAGTATTTCTGGCCAGCAAATGATGACTAGTGGATTGAATAATTCTACAAAGGAAAATGACTCTAcacaattgaagaaaaaaggatTATGCTTAGTACCTATCTCTATGTTCACAAAGTGA